The Pseudanabaena sp. ABRG5-3 genome includes the window GCGCGACCAAGGTTATGGATGTAGTCCCTTCTGTGATGCGATGGATACATACTGAAGTGCGTCAACAAAAATCGACTTGCTTAACTATTCCCCAGTTACGCGCCCTTGCTTTTATTCAAATGAATCCTTGCTCATCGCTGGTAGCACTTGCAGAATATTTGGGTGTTACTAGTGCTTCAACTTCCACAATGGTCAATCGCCTAGTCCACAAGGAATTTATCACCCGTGAAGAGCATCCAAAATTAAGACGGCAGGTGATTCTCAGCCTCACCCCCGCAGGCGAAGAACATCTGCAACAAGTCCGTCAAATTAGTTGCGATCGCCTTGCTGAAAAGCTAGTAGATCTATCCCCCGAACAACTAGCTGATTTAATCGCTGGACTCGAAGAACTCAGTCAAATATTTAGGTAAACGCTTATAGCGCTTTTCAAGCAGAGGTACATAGGTTTGTTTCCCCGCCTTCGGCGGGGAAACAAACCTGTACTTCACTAGGTTGGTAAACGCTATATCCGTAAAATTAGGAACTGTGCAGCTTTGACTCCCTAAGTAAAAATGATAAGAATCACCAAGTGATTCTTATCATTTTTTACTATTTGTGCTGTGCTTCGCACAGCACAAATACAGACAAAGGAGGCTTAGCCTCCTTTGTCTGTTAATAGCCTAAACTTTCATTTT containing:
- a CDS encoding MarR family winged helix-turn-helix transcriptional regulator gives rise to the protein MNSSHNFVSPQLCATKVMDVVPSVMRWIHTEVRQQKSTCLTIPQLRALAFIQMNPCSSLVALAEYLGVTSASTSTMVNRLVHKEFITREEHPKLRRQVILSLTPAGEEHLQQVRQISCDRLAEKLVDLSPEQLADLIAGLEELSQIFR